The nucleotide sequence tctgtgtgtgtacgCACAAGAGAGTCGGTGACAGAGAAAATTGCacagaaatagataaaaaaaaatataatcaaaaaGCTCATTTGAAACATCTTGTGGTAGTGCACTATTCCCATTTACCTATTTTTTAGTCTTTCaggaacacacaaacattagttatttaaaaattgttcaGGCTCTACCAAGCAGCAGTTGAGTAGTTTATACAATTTGACTCTATGTTAGGGTGAAATATTCTTAACTAGTGCTGAAAACACATATAGCACCCAAACATATATAGCACATTTCCTTTAAATGAAGCCTGTACATAGGTGTGTGAGactgtctacacacacacatatgcagtcCTCATGAGTTTATGGCTTTAGTTTCCACAAAAGAAAAGTCGCTTTGGCAACTATAATCAACTTAAAATCTCAACATAAGGATACACTAGACGTCTCTGCTGTTTAAAGTTGTTAATTACTTTCTACACCATTAGAAAAAAACCCTCATTCATAATTATGGTCAATAAGCAGCTTTTATATTTGGCTAGTCATAAAGCATGCATGTGAGAAATGAGCATGCAACTTTTGGGAAATTCCTGTGTATCAACAGCGAGAAACAGAAGTTGTTCCCGAAAGATTATAATgggatttattatttaagagATATTAATCATTCATCTACTGAATCtactaaattttaaatgtactaCTGGTTTAGCTGGACATCCCAAAGTGTTGCTTACACTTACAGAGGTCATAATACTGGACAATTTATTAGCTATCATAGTAATGATACAATAGCTGCATTAGTCTGACCATAAAAAGCTAAAAGAGTCTCATAAATCTCCATTGCTGTTAATGTAAAAATCTCCATTGCTGTAGTAACAAGCCATCAATAATATAGTGTATCCATAAAACACCTGAGTATAACAAGCATAACATATGATGAGGAGCCCGATTTGTGCATTAATCACTATACATGAACTTAGTCTTACCTATGTGTTTTACCATAAAAGTAAATTACGTGTGGGAGTGGGGAAAGCATACTGCATttcctacataaaaaaaaaaaaaaagaaatcagccaTATTAAGTTCTGggttttagattttaaatataaagatttgGTTGAAATGTAGGCAGAAGAGATGTTGTTAATAAGTTCAGTGAACTATTCATGTATGTCTCACATATTGAtagctgaaagaaaaaaataatactataaaaaaaaataaaggctctTTGTGAGTAGATAATGATAAGGACCAGGTGACGAAAAGACCAGAGGTATAAGCAAACTTGCTCTTTTTCCAATCAGTAGATATCAGGGAGGTCAGAGTATTTCCTGTCAAAGTAACCACCTGTGTAGATCCAGTCTGAGGTTCCTGTATAAGGATTTGTGCCCTGCTGGAACCATCTGGAAAAGGCAACACCAATATATTAAGTACATTAAATTGAAGGAgctctgagtgtgtgtaggtgcaGTATATAAATGATGAATTTAGTTTTACCTGGTGGACCACTCCTCCTCATTATTAGCACGTTCTCTACGTGCAGCCCGTTGTTTTTCTTCAAGTCGCTCCTTTTCTTGACTCGCAGTGTCTGAAATATAAGCAATTAATTATCCACAGCAATGGCATGattataagttaaaaaaaaaaattacacataaaaaaaaaattattaaaaaaggacTATGTCTAGATGTTTACCTATGTCTCCATTTTCCATTGCTCTTATGTCTGGACGCAGGCGGCAGTCTGTTGGTGCTATGATACCCTCCATGCCAGGAGCCAGTTCATTGAGCATCATGGCAAAGCTGGTGAAATTATACATCTAGAAACAAATCCAGGggacagaaacattgccaaattATAAAAGGGTATAAATAACACATTAATTTCAACAGTAAATAACTTCAACACGTTCAGTAAAAAAGTCAACCTCATACTCCTGATGTTATACTCAAGCTGAATTACCTTTAGACATAATGTATATTAAGACAAAATTAATGAATCCATGAGCACTTACATAATGCAGTACATGACTTAcagaaataaaagctaaaaatctTCCCaaaggcagaaagaaaaaaccAACATAAAGTTACCTGGCTCGAGTGTGCAGGTCTAGGGGTTATCCTCCACAATAATGTACTGCCAAGGATCATAGTGACTGTTTCCTGAACCTCTGGCATttcatcagcatcatcagcaCCACTACCAGTACTTTGTTCCTTAAAGATTACACACTGTCTTTAACACCCTGTCcattttacattaatatattaaaaacataaaaaaaaaaaatctagtggaCATTAATAAGAAACtatgtatattaaatattcagtaaattctttaaaaaattgtaaaggAGCTGAATTTCTCTATAAACCAATCAGTCTGTGAGTCTAATCAGTCTATCAGTCTGATAGACATTCTTCAGCCTTATACACAGAATTATACACAAAGATCAAGAATCACAACTGTTCAGAACTACAAACCCTCCTCAAATTTAGCTTAAATGGTTCCACAAACATTCACCTGTAAATTTTGCTAAAAGCCAAGCTTACAAAGATTTACACAAGGGACCATGTACAATATAGGTAGGTACCGTAAAGTCAGTAATTATTTACACTTTGACCGTAGAGTGTTTGCCAATTGTGAAATAAAGACAAAGACTGTAAAATAAAGGCTTAGGTTGCCTGGGGTTTCATAATCCATGTCAACACAATAATTATCCACGCCAAACATTTTGAAATCCAATGAACATGTATTAGCATATATTAGAATTGCAAAACAATACTGTGGTTTATAACAAACCATTCTTATAAAACTTCATTTTGTAAGACAGGTTTCCGGCAAATGTTTAGTGATCAACACAAAAGACATCATACATTTTACTAATAATATGCACCATATATAAGTACATTAACAATTATCTTTACCTGCTTGTGTTTCTTCAAATCTCCACTTTTCTTGTCTGCCTTCTTATTTGTTTCATAGACCTTTGGATCTATGGCGTAAAGACACTCTGTCCACTTCCCATACAGAATACGCCGCTTCTTCTTACTGTGTCATAATTAACATAGATGaaattttattaacaaataaaaatactaaaacaatGCAAGCggataacattataaaaaagatTCACACAATACGTTTGGTTTATACAGATGAGCCAAAACATTATGACCACATGCCTAATATAACCAGTTTTTACCTGAGACATGGAAAACTCAACTCTATCCTCAGAAGGTGCCCTGGGGTTCCTAGTACCAAGAAGTTAGCAGTAGATCCTTTTGGCAGTAGATCCAAGGACCAGTTCGAATGTTAATCTGCCATTTATAGGCTGTGGTGACTATACAGTCCCATACACAGCAGGGTGAAAGACAGTAACCATCATAAAATTTTTCTGGTTTACGCCACAGTAGGCCTTCTGTTATGTATTTGTACCAGAAAGGATAGCCTTTGTTGTGATGAATCTTGGGCGCCCAACACACTGTCACTGGTTTGTGAATTGTGATTCCAGTGTCAAGTACTCGCCTCTGCTGACTGGAAGCACCCCACAAGCGATCTTGTTTTGGAGATGCTCCAACCATAATGATTTGGCCCTTGTCTAAATTCCTTGGGTCTTCACACTTGCCCGCTTCCACCCCACTTTCAACATAGCCAATTATAACAACTGACTGCTTGCTTGCTTATTTAACATATCATTAACTTTATCTTATAACAAAGGCTCATGTTAATCATTGTTGTTTCCTTAATCTATAAGTAGTCATAATGTTTGGGTTAATTAGTGCAAGTAATAAGCTTTTACAGGTGAGACAGAAAAGGCAGACACAGTGTGATGGTAATAAAATCCTATGAACTGCATCGCCTGACATTTCATAGTGGCATCAACTCACCTCTTGTCAAGGATATGACCTTCCACCCGGTGCAGTTCTTTGCCAAACATACCGCAAGGCTTAAAAGCAAGGACACACTTGTCCCCGGTGCTTCAgccagaaagagacagaaaaagtaaATACCTATGCACAGTCAGTCACTACTAAGGAAACACCCAGTGTTTATTAATCTAAAGCAAAATGTTCTCTGTGAATCttataacaaaacattttatagggCAAAAAATCTACAGTTCTGTAAATAGGACAGTTTAGTCTTTGACCAAACTCTGAGGGATAGACAGTGTGCACACCTGTGGTTGATGATCTCTACTGTTCCATACTGTTCGATCCACAATTTGCCTATGATGACATTATGCACACAGCACATAGGGTTTGCCCATGTGTAAACCTCCTTGTGCctatggaaaaatatatatgtgaaaaatattgtaatttaattaaaaaagtgagacaaacatttattacacataaaatgaaatatttcaagcctttcttgttttaattttgatgatttttgAAATTTCCtttaggatcaataaagtaCCTATTTATTCCATCTATCTCTTACAGCTTACATCTCATGAAAAAAAtcctcaaaatattagaatatttaatctcattactattcatacaatataaataccgtgtatctctcagtctggttcaatAAATGCATGAGGAaaactgctgacttgacagttgtccagaaaATGATTGACACCTTCCGCAAGAAGGGTAAGCCACAGAAGGACTTCTCTGAAAGGCTGGTTGTTCCCAGAGAGTTGTATTGAAGCTTATTCATGGAAAGGTGACTGGAAGAGACAAATGTGGTAGGAAAAAATGAATGAGCAACAGCGATGAAAGCGGCCATGAGAAGACTGTCAAGCAAAACCCATTCAAGAACTCGGGGAAAGCTTCAtaaggagtggagtgaggctagagtcagtgcatcaagagccactgcatcaagagccaccatacACAGATATCTTTAAGAAATGGGATACAACTGTCACATTCTGAGTATCATGCCACTCCTGAACCAGCGACAACATCAGAAgcatcttacctgggctaaggagaaaaagaactggaTCAGtactcagtggtccaaagtcctcttttcaagTGAAAGTAAATTATAGCATTTGGAAATCAAGCTCCCAAAATCTGAaggaagagtggaaaggcacaAAATCCAAGTCCGGTGTAAAGTTTCCAAAGGCAGGGATGATTTATGGTGCACTGTATTTTATCAAATTTCAACGTCAACGCAGTCTTCTACCAGCAAATTTTAACGCACTTAATGCTCCTGTcggaaaagctttatggagacgCTTATATCCTTTTCCAGCATATTGAGAGCATAAACTggcatactttttaaaaattaggagatttgtttattttaagtccatttttgattgatcttaggtaatactataatattgtgagataataattaaaaaaaaaataacaaatgtatGAAGACAAAATCATCA is from Clarias gariepinus isolate MV-2021 ecotype Netherlands chromosome 22, CGAR_prim_01v2, whole genome shotgun sequence and encodes:
- the osbpl2a gene encoding oxysterol-binding protein-related protein 2, producing MNSEEEFYDAETGLESDDSCEVSFKDASGFEKKQSSNGCVRSENGVSERRTTLPAPMFSRHDFSIWGFLKKCIGMELSKITMPVVFNEPLSFLQRLTEYMEHTYLIHKACTLSDSIERMQLVAAFAVSAVASQWDRTGKPFNPLLGETYELIREDEGYRLMSEQVSHHPPVSAFYAESLSQDFQFHGSIYPKLKFWGKSVEAEPKGTMTLELSKHKEVYTWANPMCCVHNVIIGKLWIEQYGTVEIINHSTGDKCVLAFKPCGMFGKELHRVEGHILDKSKKKRRILYGKWTECLYAIDPKVYETNKKADKKSGDLKKHKQEQSTGSGADDADEMPEVQETVTMILGSTLLWRITPRPAHSSQMYNFTSFAMMLNELAPGMEGIIAPTDCRLRPDIRAMENGDIDTASQEKERLEEKQRAARRERANNEEEWSTRWFQQGTNPYTGTSDWIYTGGYFDRKYSDLPDIY